A window of Rhabdothermincola salaria contains these coding sequences:
- a CDS encoding CDP-alcohol phosphatidyltransferase family protein: MLDGHWRTSIEKGLRPVGRNLRRTGISADHLTALGMVMAAGAAVAIATGNLHVGLLLLVLTGLPDALDGAVAKAAGTAGPRGAFFDSVADRISDSLLLVGVAWYLATTEGGLMPLLPMAVLAASLVISYERAKAESLGFNAKGGVMERAERIVVLGLGLLFEALLIPVLWVMLALTLLTAVQRFVKVWRQASRERPPVLTARRASRRRAARSASTEWRRNLRSRSRR, encoded by the coding sequence ATGCTCGACGGACACTGGCGGACGAGCATCGAAAAGGGCCTCAGACCGGTCGGCCGCAACCTGCGTCGCACCGGGATCTCCGCCGACCACCTCACTGCGCTCGGCATGGTCATGGCGGCCGGGGCGGCGGTGGCCATCGCCACCGGCAACCTCCACGTCGGCCTGCTCCTGTTGGTGCTCACCGGGCTCCCCGACGCCCTCGACGGCGCCGTGGCCAAGGCCGCCGGCACCGCCGGACCGCGCGGCGCCTTCTTCGACAGCGTCGCCGACCGCATCTCCGACTCGCTCCTGCTCGTCGGTGTGGCCTGGTACCTCGCCACCACCGAGGGCGGCCTCATGCCGCTGCTGCCCATGGCCGTGCTGGCCGCCTCGCTCGTCATCAGCTACGAGCGGGCCAAGGCCGAGTCCCTCGGCTTCAACGCCAAGGGCGGGGTGATGGAACGGGCCGAGCGCATCGTCGTGCTGGGCCTCGGCCTGTTGTTCGAGGCCCTCTTGATCCCGGTGCTGTGGGTCATGCTCGCCCTCACCCTGCTCACCGCCGTGCAGCGCTTCGTCAAGGTCTGGCGACAGGCATCGCGTGAGCGTCCGCCGGTGCTCACCGCCCGCCGGGCCTCGCGCCGTCGAGCGGCCCGTTCGGCGTCCACCGAGTGGCGCCGCAACCTGCGCTCCCGTTCCCGCCGCTGA
- a CDS encoding phosphatidylinositol mannoside acyltransferase → MGLDPVTAAYRGAAAYSRAVPLPVAGLTARVLSRAAATVSRERRMLVARHLRRAAGPDLQGRALDQAVDATFDSYARYWIESFRLPGTSPEVLDAGMHVTGYEHVDAALDQGDGVILALPHLGGWEWAGFWLTQVKQVRVTVVVEPVEPPDLFEFFAAFRRQLGMEIVPLGPGAGTEVIRALKDNHVVALLCDRDINGDGIEVDFFGERTTVPAGPAALGLRTGAPVLPTAVYFDGSRHHGRVEAPLDTTRQGKLRADVQRVTDDLVAWLETLIRAAPEQWHLQQPNWPSDYDALEAIGKAHPRPLHGPASAAAAAEAAAARSAPGGEG, encoded by the coding sequence ATGGGCCTCGACCCGGTCACCGCCGCCTACCGCGGCGCCGCCGCTTACTCCCGCGCCGTGCCGCTCCCCGTGGCCGGGCTCACTGCCCGGGTGCTGTCGCGCGCCGCGGCCACGGTGTCGCGTGAGCGGCGGATGCTGGTGGCCCGCCACCTGCGTCGAGCAGCGGGCCCCGACCTGCAGGGCCGCGCCCTCGACCAGGCCGTCGACGCCACCTTCGACAGCTACGCCCGCTACTGGATCGAGTCGTTCCGGCTGCCGGGCACCTCGCCGGAGGTCCTCGACGCCGGCATGCACGTCACCGGCTACGAGCACGTCGACGCCGCCCTCGACCAGGGCGACGGCGTGATCCTGGCCCTGCCCCACCTCGGCGGATGGGAGTGGGCCGGGTTCTGGCTCACCCAGGTCAAGCAGGTGCGCGTCACCGTCGTGGTCGAGCCGGTCGAGCCGCCCGACCTCTTCGAGTTCTTCGCCGCCTTCCGGCGCCAGCTGGGCATGGAGATCGTGCCGCTCGGCCCCGGTGCCGGCACCGAGGTGATCCGCGCCCTGAAGGACAACCACGTGGTGGCCCTGCTGTGCGACCGCGACATCAACGGCGACGGCATCGAGGTCGACTTCTTCGGCGAGCGCACCACCGTCCCGGCCGGACCGGCCGCGCTCGGGCTGCGCACCGGCGCCCCGGTGCTGCCCACCGCCGTCTACTTCGACGGCTCCCGCCACCACGGGCGGGTCGAGGCTCCGCTCGACACCACCCGGCAGGGCAAGCTGCGCGCCGACGTGCAGCGCGTCACCGACGACCTCGTCGCCTGGCTCGAGACCCTCATCCGCGCCGCGCCCGAGCAGTGGCACCTCCAACAGCCCAACTGGCCGAGCGATTACGACGCGCTCGAGGCCATCGGCAAGGCGCACCCCCGGCCCCTCCACGGCCCGGCATCCGCCGCCGCGGCCGCCGAAGCCGCCGCCGCCCGGTCGGCTCCCGGCGGGGAGGGCTGA
- a CDS encoding glycosyltransferase family 4 protein: MRIGVVCPYSLTVPGGVQGQVLGLARSLRALEHDVRVLGPCDGPPPDAGVTPLGDSIPTAANGSMAPIAPDPSAQLRTIRALRDERFDVVHLHEPLAPGPTHTALLFKSQPLVGTFHAAGESAPYQWLGPLVRWGADKLDLRCAVSADARSMAVAALGGRYALVFNGVELEHFAKATPTPTTGPTILFLGRHEPRKGLAVLLEAMAELPPTVTLWVAGDGPETEVLRRRVAGDVRIEWLGRISEDEKAARLRGADVFCAPSLRGESFGVVLLEAMAAHTPVVASELPGYANVARADLDGLLVPPGDAVALAAALRRVLSEPATAERLVASGEARAAHFSMEHLAEVYVDLYERVLWRRRTRR; the protein is encoded by the coding sequence ATGCGCATCGGCGTGGTGTGCCCCTACAGCCTGACCGTGCCCGGAGGGGTGCAGGGCCAGGTGCTGGGCCTGGCGCGCAGCCTGCGGGCCCTCGAGCACGACGTGCGGGTCCTCGGCCCGTGCGACGGCCCGCCCCCCGACGCCGGCGTCACGCCGCTCGGCGACAGCATCCCCACCGCGGCCAACGGGTCGATGGCCCCCATCGCCCCCGACCCGTCGGCCCAGCTGCGCACCATCCGGGCCCTGCGCGACGAGCGCTTCGACGTCGTCCACCTCCACGAGCCGTTGGCTCCCGGGCCCACCCACACGGCGCTGCTGTTCAAGTCCCAGCCGTTGGTCGGCACCTTCCACGCGGCCGGCGAGAGCGCCCCGTACCAGTGGTTGGGCCCGCTGGTGCGATGGGGGGCCGACAAGCTCGACCTGCGCTGCGCCGTGTCCGCCGATGCCCGGTCCATGGCCGTCGCCGCCCTCGGGGGCCGTTACGCGCTGGTGTTCAACGGGGTCGAGCTCGAGCACTTCGCCAAGGCCACCCCGACCCCCACCACCGGCCCCACCATCCTCTTCCTCGGCCGCCACGAACCCCGCAAGGGCCTGGCCGTGCTGCTCGAGGCCATGGCCGAGCTGCCGCCCACGGTCACGCTGTGGGTGGCCGGCGACGGGCCCGAGACCGAGGTGCTGCGCCGGCGGGTCGCCGGCGACGTCCGCATCGAGTGGTTGGGACGCATCTCCGAAGACGAGAAGGCCGCCCGCCTCCGCGGTGCCGACGTGTTCTGCGCCCCTTCGCTGCGAGGCGAGTCGTTCGGGGTGGTGTTGCTCGAGGCCATGGCCGCCCACACCCCGGTGGTGGCCAGCGAGCTGCCGGGGTACGCCAACGTGGCCCGCGCCGACCTCGACGGGCTCCTCGTGCCGCCCGGCGATGCCGTGGCGCTGGCGGCCGCCCTGCGCCGGGTGCTCTCCGAGCCCGCCACCGCCGAGCGCCTGGTCGCCTCGGGCGAAGCCCGGGCCGCCCACTTCTCCATGGAGCACCTCGCCGAGGTCTACGTCGACCTCTACGAGAGAGTGCTCTGGCGGCGTCGTACCCGCCGGTAG
- a CDS encoding DUF3048 domain-containing protein encodes MNLRIGAIAAAVLAVIGAVVVFVFVLGSDDEQVAPTTTTTTTIPTTTTEPPPPVRSPLTGLPTDDPVGELHPAVTVKMDNSPDARPQSGINDADIVYEMKVEGITRFGVVFHSRIVDGVGPVRSARSSDIDLVADLSRPLFVWSGGNAGVTGEVLQAAREDVLTNASFDAAEGFYYRSSERRSPHNLYVNLVPLVAERSPEGQWGPAPLFEYRVAETEPHPVPAEAVPVAGVSVDFGLRQVVDYVWDAEREGWNRYQVDTRHARENSAAVDQDGRQVAPANVVIQWVEYGVSAADSRSPRAITVGEGDALVLTAGQAIPGRWSRPTRDQPARFTDAAGQPILLTPGATWVALPEAGTPAPYLDQPTADALLAVRR; translated from the coding sequence GTGAACCTGCGCATCGGAGCCATCGCGGCCGCCGTCCTCGCCGTGATCGGCGCCGTCGTGGTGTTCGTCTTCGTCCTGGGTTCCGACGACGAACAGGTGGCCCCCACCACCACCACGACCACGACCATCCCCACCACGACCACCGAGCCACCCCCGCCGGTGCGCTCACCGCTGACCGGCCTGCCCACCGACGACCCGGTGGGTGAGCTGCACCCGGCCGTCACCGTGAAGATGGACAACAGCCCCGATGCCCGGCCGCAGTCGGGGATCAACGACGCCGACATCGTCTACGAGATGAAGGTCGAGGGGATCACCCGCTTCGGTGTGGTCTTCCACTCCCGGATCGTCGACGGCGTGGGTCCCGTGCGGTCGGCCCGCTCCAGCGACATCGACCTGGTGGCCGACCTGTCACGGCCCCTCTTCGTGTGGTCGGGGGGCAACGCCGGCGTCACCGGCGAGGTCCTGCAGGCCGCCCGCGAGGACGTGCTCACCAACGCGTCCTTCGACGCCGCCGAAGGCTTCTACTACCGATCGAGCGAGCGGCGGTCCCCGCACAACCTGTACGTCAACCTGGTGCCCCTCGTGGCCGAGCGCTCCCCGGAGGGCCAGTGGGGGCCGGCGCCGCTGTTCGAGTACCGGGTCGCCGAGACCGAGCCTCACCCGGTCCCCGCCGAGGCCGTCCCGGTGGCCGGCGTCAGCGTCGACTTCGGTCTGCGCCAGGTGGTGGACTACGTCTGGGACGCCGAGCGAGAGGGCTGGAACCGCTACCAGGTCGACACCCGCCACGCCCGCGAGAACTCGGCGGCCGTCGACCAGGACGGTCGGCAGGTGGCCCCCGCCAACGTGGTGATCCAGTGGGTCGAGTACGGCGTGAGCGCGGCCGACAGCCGTTCGCCGCGCGCCATCACGGTGGGCGAGGGCGACGCGCTGGTCCTCACCGCCGGCCAGGCCATCCCGGGGCGCTGGAGCCGGCCGACCCGCGACCAGCCGGCCCGCTTCACCGACGCTGCCGGCCAGCCGATCCTGCTGACGCCGGGGGCCACGTGGGTGGCCCTGCCCGAGGCCGGCACCCCCGCGCCGTACCTCGATCAGCCCACCGCCGACGCCCTCCTGGCCGTGCGCCGCTGA
- the pdxS gene encoding pyridoxal 5'-phosphate synthase lyase subunit PdxS, with the protein MADQFSEGLVARETGTQLVKRGLAEMLKGGVIMDVVDPEQARIAEDAGAVAVMALERVPSDIRRDGGVARMSDPEMIEGIKEVTTVPVMAKARIGHFVEAQILQALGVDYVDESEVLTPADEAHHIDKWAFTVPFVCGATNLGEALRRISEGACMIRSKGEAGTGNIVEAVRHLRSILGDIRKISQADSAELFGWAKQLQAPIPLVQEIAETGALPVPMFCAGGIATPADAALVMQLGAEAVFVGSGIFKSDDPAGRAKAIVEATTNFRDADILAKVSRGIGGAMPGLEISGLETTFAERGW; encoded by the coding sequence ATGGCTGATCAGTTCTCCGAAGGTCTCGTGGCGCGTGAGACGGGCACCCAGCTCGTGAAGCGAGGCCTGGCCGAGATGCTCAAGGGCGGCGTCATCATGGACGTCGTCGACCCCGAACAGGCCCGCATCGCCGAAGACGCCGGCGCGGTGGCCGTGATGGCCCTCGAGCGGGTGCCGTCCGACATCCGTCGCGACGGCGGGGTGGCCCGCATGAGCGACCCGGAGATGATCGAGGGCATCAAGGAGGTCACCACCGTCCCGGTGATGGCCAAGGCTCGCATCGGGCACTTCGTCGAGGCCCAGATCCTCCAGGCCCTCGGCGTCGACTACGTCGACGAGTCCGAGGTGCTGACCCCCGCCGACGAGGCCCACCACATCGACAAGTGGGCCTTCACCGTGCCCTTCGTCTGCGGCGCCACCAACCTGGGAGAGGCGCTGCGCCGCATCTCCGAGGGCGCCTGCATGATCCGCTCCAAGGGCGAGGCCGGCACCGGCAACATCGTGGAGGCGGTGCGCCACCTGCGCTCGATCCTCGGCGACATCCGCAAGATCAGCCAGGCCGACTCCGCCGAGCTGTTCGGGTGGGCCAAGCAGCTGCAGGCCCCCATCCCGCTCGTGCAGGAGATCGCCGAGACCGGCGCGCTGCCGGTGCCCATGTTCTGCGCCGGTGGCATCGCCACCCCGGCCGACGCCGCCCTGGTGATGCAGCTCGGCGCCGAGGCCGTGTTCGTCGGCTCGGGCATCTTCAAGAGCGACGACCCCGCCGGTCGGGCCAAGGCCATCGTGGAGGCCACCACCAACTTCCGCGACGCCGACATCCTGGCCAAGGTCAGCCGCGGCATCGGTGGGGCCATGCCCGGCCTCGAGATCAGCGGCCTCGAGACCACCTTCGCCGAGCGCGGCTGGTGA
- the pdxT gene encoding pyridoxal 5'-phosphate synthase glutaminase subunit PdxT, which produces MPAVVGVLALQGAVGLHARALQRLGSSVREVRTAADLDAVDALVVPGGESTTMSKLLEANGLFDPLATRLAEGMPALGTCAGMILLAADVLDGRADQRCLGAIDIDVRRNAFGRQVDSFETDLQVIGLDEAPVHAVFIRAPVVDRVGSEVEVLAEVETRPVACRQGPVMVTAFHPELSSDLRIHELFVSRVLAA; this is translated from the coding sequence GTGCCGGCTGTCGTCGGCGTGCTCGCCCTGCAGGGCGCGGTGGGCCTGCACGCCCGTGCCCTCCAGCGCCTGGGCTCGTCGGTGCGCGAGGTGCGCACCGCCGCTGACCTCGACGCCGTCGACGCGCTGGTCGTGCCCGGCGGCGAGTCGACCACCATGTCCAAGCTGCTCGAGGCCAACGGGCTCTTCGATCCGCTGGCCACCCGGCTGGCCGAAGGCATGCCCGCCCTCGGCACCTGTGCCGGCATGATCCTGCTGGCCGCCGACGTCCTCGACGGTCGCGCCGACCAGCGCTGCCTCGGCGCCATCGACATCGACGTGCGCCGCAACGCCTTCGGCCGCCAGGTCGACTCCTTCGAGACCGACCTGCAGGTCATCGGGCTCGACGAGGCGCCGGTGCACGCCGTGTTCATCCGCGCCCCGGTCGTCGACCGGGTGGGCTCCGAGGTCGAGGTGCTGGCCGAGGTCGAGACCCGTCCCGTCGCCTGCCGCCAGGGCCCGGTCATGGTCACCGCGTTCCACCCCGAGCTCTCCTCGGACCTGCGCATCCACGAACTGTTCGTCTCCCGGGTGCTGGCCGCGTGA
- a CDS encoding YebC/PmpR family DNA-binding transcriptional regulator produces MSGHSKWATIKHKKGAADKARGKLFAKLIRQVEVAAREGGGDTDMNPTLRTMYQKARDASVPLDTIERAIKRGTGELEGVTYEQITYEGYAPNGVAVLIEVLTDNRNRTGGDVRSLLKKTGGSIAEPGAVAWQFERKGVVVIPGSVAEDDIMLAALDAGAEDIGDEGDTWRLTCAASDLPAVRSALEGADIPFDSADVTMVSSTTIPLETPEAAKAVLKVIDALEENDDVQDVYANFDIPDELLQSLEA; encoded by the coding sequence ATGTCCGGCCACTCCAAATGGGCGACCATCAAGCACAAGAAGGGCGCGGCCGACAAGGCGCGCGGCAAGCTCTTCGCCAAGCTGATCCGCCAGGTCGAGGTCGCGGCGCGCGAGGGGGGCGGCGACACGGACATGAACCCGACCCTGCGCACCATGTACCAGAAGGCCCGGGATGCGTCGGTGCCGCTCGACACCATCGAACGGGCCATCAAGCGGGGCACCGGTGAGCTCGAAGGGGTCACCTACGAGCAGATCACCTACGAGGGCTACGCCCCCAACGGGGTGGCCGTGCTCATCGAGGTGCTCACCGACAACCGCAACCGCACCGGCGGCGACGTGCGCTCGCTGCTCAAGAAGACCGGCGGCTCCATCGCCGAGCCCGGCGCCGTGGCCTGGCAGTTCGAGCGCAAGGGCGTGGTGGTCATCCCCGGGTCCGTGGCCGAGGACGACATCATGCTGGCCGCCCTCGACGCCGGCGCCGAGGACATCGGCGACGAGGGTGACACGTGGCGTCTCACCTGCGCGGCGTCAGATCTGCCGGCGGTGCGCAGCGCCCTCGAGGGCGCCGACATCCCGTTCGACTCGGCCGACGTCACCATGGTGTCGAGCACCACGATCCCCCTCGAGACGCCCGAGGCGGCCAAGGCGGTGCTCAAGGTGATCGACGCCCTCGAGGAGAACGACGACGTCCAGGACGTGTACGCCAACTTCGACATCCCCGACGAGTTGCTCCAGTCGCTCGAGGCCTGA
- a CDS encoding redoxin domain-containing protein has translation MTLRAGAEAPDFSLEGTDGTPEGRRRYSLGELGGAPVVLVFYPADNSPVCTVQLNTYSADIGRFADVGAQVLAISPQSVQDHERFAADHGPFAFPLLSDTGKDVGRAYGILGPVGFYRRSIFVVDALGVVRWSHRATAGLTFRPVDEIVDVVADLRSS, from the coding sequence GTGACGTTGCGGGCCGGGGCCGAGGCCCCGGACTTCTCCCTCGAGGGCACCGACGGGACGCCCGAAGGCCGTCGCCGCTACTCACTCGGCGAGCTCGGCGGTGCCCCGGTGGTGCTGGTGTTCTACCCGGCCGACAACTCGCCGGTCTGCACCGTGCAGCTCAACACCTACTCGGCCGACATCGGGCGCTTCGCCGACGTCGGCGCCCAGGTGCTGGCCATCAGCCCGCAGTCGGTCCAGGACCACGAGCGCTTCGCGGCCGATCACGGACCCTTCGCCTTCCCGCTGCTGTCCGACACGGGCAAGGACGTCGGCCGGGCCTACGGCATCCTCGGCCCGGTGGGCTTCTACCGGCGTTCGATCTTCGTGGTCGACGCCCTGGGGGTGGTGCGGTGGTCGCACCGGGCCACGGCCGGGCTCACCTTCCGCCCCGTCGACGAGATCGTCGACGTGGTCGCCGACCTGCGTTCGTCGTAG
- a CDS encoding ABC transporter permease — protein sequence MTASASASAAPTRTRRRINTARMFTVMRTDLRQLVESKDFWVPMLLLGGFFFLIVPAFLLSIITSIGNVSAIQQVSQALELLPQSAQQAVPQDVDPSTQVGYVLAVYLFAPIAVVVPLTISTAVGAATIVGERERGTGEFLAHSPADVREIYMGKLIASLIPGYVTTIVGFGIYSVMVNLLVGRKVGGWFFPTTSWWLLILWVLPPFLAIALSLVLRLSARVKSTAAAQQASGLVTFPLILIAYGQSTGALLGSGTPLLALVIGAVAWVIALLSLATGFRSLTRARLLGVANEQ from the coding sequence ATGACGGCCTCCGCCTCCGCCTCCGCCGCGCCCACCCGGACCCGTCGCCGGATCAACACGGCGCGCATGTTCACGGTCATGCGCACCGACCTGCGCCAGCTGGTGGAGTCCAAGGACTTCTGGGTGCCGATGCTGCTGTTGGGCGGCTTCTTCTTCCTGATCGTGCCGGCGTTCCTGTTGTCGATCATCACCAGCATCGGCAACGTGAGCGCCATCCAGCAGGTGTCCCAGGCGCTCGAGCTGCTCCCCCAGTCCGCCCAGCAGGCCGTGCCCCAGGACGTCGATCCCTCCACCCAGGTGGGCTACGTCCTCGCCGTGTACCTGTTCGCCCCCATCGCCGTGGTGGTGCCGCTCACCATCTCCACCGCCGTCGGCGCGGCGACGATCGTGGGCGAGCGCGAGCGAGGCACCGGCGAGTTCCTCGCCCACTCGCCCGCCGACGTGCGCGAGATCTACATGGGCAAGCTGATCGCCAGCCTCATCCCCGGCTACGTGACCACCATCGTCGGCTTCGGGATCTACTCGGTCATGGTGAACCTGCTGGTGGGGCGCAAGGTCGGCGGCTGGTTCTTCCCCACCACCTCGTGGTGGCTGCTCATCTTGTGGGTGCTGCCGCCGTTCCTGGCCATCGCCTTGTCGCTCGTGCTGCGCCTCTCGGCCCGGGTGAAGTCGACCGCGGCCGCCCAACAGGCCTCCGGGCTGGTGACCTTCCCGCTGATCCTCATCGCCTACGGCCAGTCCACCGGCGCGTTGCTGGGCTCGGGCACGCCGCTGCTGGCGCTCGTGATCGGCGCGGTGGCGTGGGTGATCGCCCTCTTGTCGTTGGCCACCGGCTTCCGGTCCCTCACCCGGGCGCGGTTGCTCGGCGTGGCCAACGAGCAGTGA
- a CDS encoding ABC transporter ATP-binding protein: MTHPVTSTTAAAATTAVPTAPPPTPDPGSAVELRGVGRRFGAVPALADLDLRVPTGQITVLLGPNGAGKTTAIRVITGALEPDDGDVRVFGLDPLVDGEEIRRRCGVVSAKPALYDRLSGRANLQYAAELYGLGRKADGPIHDAADRFGIVDALDQQVGGYSTGMKTRLALARSVLHDPDLLLFDEPTSGLDPESSHAVLELIREMTAGGRTVVMCTHLLIEAEGLADRIVVLDAGTDLLAGTQAELTGLYWPPNLVHLAAEDPRSLDGLEGSDGVLAYRPDADGRPGVAEVQLDDLTRLPDLIARLVAHGVRLTRVEPHDPTLEDLYFAVRRDHRERLAAEGRSSAAAGLAPVLAPHEGTAPAAPPPPRTRIDLAEEDGR; encoded by the coding sequence ATGACACATCCTGTGACCTCCACGACGGCTGCGGCCGCCACCACTGCCGTGCCCACCGCTCCCCCACCGACTCCCGACCCGGGATCCGCCGTGGAGCTGCGCGGGGTGGGCCGCCGCTTCGGCGCCGTGCCGGCCCTCGCCGACCTCGACCTCCGCGTTCCCACCGGGCAGATCACCGTGCTGTTGGGACCCAACGGTGCCGGCAAGACCACCGCCATCCGGGTCATCACCGGTGCGCTCGAACCCGACGACGGCGACGTGCGAGTGTTCGGCCTCGACCCGCTCGTCGACGGCGAGGAGATCCGCCGCCGCTGCGGCGTGGTCTCGGCCAAGCCCGCGCTCTACGACCGCCTGTCCGGCCGGGCCAACCTGCAGTACGCCGCCGAGCTCTACGGCCTCGGACGCAAGGCCGACGGGCCGATCCACGACGCGGCCGACCGTTTCGGCATCGTCGATGCCCTCGACCAGCAGGTGGGTGGCTACTCGACCGGCATGAAGACCCGCCTGGCCCTGGCCCGCTCGGTGCTCCACGACCCCGACCTGTTGCTCTTCGACGAGCCCACCTCGGGCCTCGACCCGGAGTCGTCGCACGCGGTGCTGGAGCTCATCCGGGAGATGACCGCCGGAGGCCGCACCGTGGTGATGTGCACCCACCTGCTGATCGAGGCCGAAGGCCTGGCCGACCGGATCGTGGTGCTCGACGCCGGCACCGACCTGCTGGCCGGCACCCAGGCCGAGCTCACCGGGCTCTACTGGCCCCCGAACCTGGTCCACCTCGCCGCCGAGGACCCCCGCTCGCTCGACGGGCTCGAGGGGTCCGACGGGGTGCTGGCGTACCGGCCCGACGCCGACGGCCGCCCCGGGGTGGCCGAGGTCCAACTGGACGACCTGACCCGGCTCCCCGACCTGATCGCCCGCCTGGTCGCCCACGGCGTGCGCCTCACCCGGGTCGAGCCGCACGACCCCACGCTCGAGGACCTCTACTTCGCCGTGCGCCGCGACCACCGGGAGCGCCTGGCGGCGGAGGGCCGGTCGTCGGCCGCGGCCGGCCTGGCCCCGGTGCTCGCCCCCCACGAGGGCACTGCTCCCGCGGCCCCACCGCCACCGCGCACCCGCATCGACCTGGCCGAGGAGGACGGGCGATGA
- a CDS encoding crossover junction endodeoxyribonuclease RuvC, protein MFVLGIDPGLSRCGYCVLEARPAGRGAAGGGARARALGVITTPPSAPVHLRLAELQLELRDLIAEHRPAAVAVERVLFQVNVRTAMSVGQASGIAMTEAVAAGCDVVEYSPNEVKMAVTGWGGADKMQVQQMVQTLLGLPELPHPPDAADAAALALCHLAMAPLRAAAVASGGAS, encoded by the coding sequence GTGTTCGTGCTCGGCATCGATCCTGGTCTCTCGCGCTGCGGGTACTGCGTCCTCGAGGCGCGCCCGGCCGGACGTGGGGCGGCCGGAGGCGGCGCCCGGGCCCGGGCCCTGGGCGTCATCACCACCCCGCCGTCGGCGCCCGTGCACCTGCGCCTGGCCGAGCTCCAGCTCGAGCTGCGCGACCTCATCGCCGAGCACCGGCCGGCGGCCGTGGCCGTCGAGCGGGTGCTGTTCCAGGTGAACGTGCGCACGGCCATGTCGGTCGGCCAGGCCAGCGGCATCGCCATGACCGAAGCGGTGGCCGCCGGTTGCGACGTCGTCGAGTACTCCCCGAACGAGGTCAAGATGGCGGTCACCGGATGGGGAGGTGCCGACAAGATGCAGGTCCAACAGATGGTGCAGACCCTGCTCGGGCTGCCGGAGCTGCCCCATCCGCCCGACGCCGCCGACGCCGCCGCCCTGGCCCTGTGCCACCTGGCCATGGCCCCGCTGCGGGCGGCCGCCGTCGCCTCGGGAGGTGCGTCGTGA
- the ruvA gene encoding Holliday junction branch migration protein RuvA — protein sequence MIGSLRGTLLERWPSGEILVEVAGVGYRLTVSAATALDVGELGTEVFVYVHHHRREDVETLYGFCRGEERLAFEALLGAHGVGPSLALAILSVHPPAALQRVLASDDLAALCLVPGVGKKTAARLLVELKSRLEIPGLDTAATAATDTGAPAATAASPHADVRDALANLGYGNEEVAGVLRELPDDGDDSAELLRLALQKLAVA from the coding sequence GTGATCGGATCGCTGCGCGGCACCCTGCTCGAACGCTGGCCCAGCGGCGAGATCCTCGTCGAGGTCGCCGGCGTCGGCTACCGGCTCACCGTGTCGGCCGCCACCGCGCTCGACGTCGGCGAGCTCGGCACCGAGGTCTTCGTCTACGTCCACCACCACCGCCGAGAGGACGTCGAGACCCTCTACGGGTTCTGCCGCGGCGAGGAGCGCCTGGCCTTCGAGGCCCTGCTCGGGGCTCACGGCGTGGGCCCGTCGTTGGCGTTGGCCATCCTCTCGGTGCACCCGCCGGCGGCGTTGCAACGGGTGCTGGCCTCCGACGACCTCGCCGCCCTCTGCCTGGTGCCCGGCGTGGGCAAGAAGACCGCCGCCCGGCTGTTGGTCGAGCTCAAGTCCCGCCTCGAGATCCCCGGCCTCGACACCGCCGCCACCGCCGCCACCGACACGGGCGCGCCGGCGGCCACGGCCGCCAGCCCCCACGCCGACGTGCGCGATGCGCTGGCCAACCTGGGCTACGGCAACGAGGAGGTCGCCGGCGTGCTGCGCGAGCTGCCCGACGACGGCGACGACTCCGCCGAGCTGTTGCGCCTGGCCCTGCAGAAGCTGGCGGTGGCCTGA